GGTATGTGTATATAaagatatgtatatatagatataaatgtAGATAAGTTTTTAAGTAtctatgtgttttatgttgaatATTGACATTGACATAAAATGtctaaatcatttttattacagtattttgttacactgtacactgtcttatcaggaattaaaaaaaataaataaataaaccatcATATTCTTACCTTTGCCCATGACACGGGTGAACTGTCCAGCAATATCGCCGTCTGAGATGGGTGTGGCTGAGGAGTCTCCATCACAGGGAGGTGGGTTGTGGGACTGGAAGCCCTCTGAGCCTGGCTCTTTATCTGCTCCTGTTTTTGTGGCTTCTGACGGGGAGGAGGCAGTGTCCAAGGCAGGCTGTGCTGTACTGGGTGGGCTGTAGGCCTTAATTGGTGTGATGAtgatctgctgcagctcctgaagGGCGTTACGTAGGTTTCCTCCTTCCAAAATATCCTGACAAGAGACAAGCTCAGTGTCACATGCTGTATAAGCTATTCAGAGAGGTACAATTTGAGCGCATGGCTGATGTTGTAGAGTAGAGAGGAAAATATCCAAACTGTAAATCTGGATTTAAGCTTTAAGAACAAACATTTCCCCGCCTTAAATGTCTTAGAGGAATGTATTACACTCTTAACAGCTCTGCTCCATGTCTGTTTCTGTGCCAAAAGAAGAATGGGGATTTCCCAATGGAAAAGTGTCACATGATCATCAATGAATACATACTCAAGTCCATTTTTTTATCAGTACGACTGAAAAATCATCAGGACAAAACACTATTGCCCCATTTTTTAGTACAAGAAGAACATCATCATCCCATTTGAATTACCTTTTCTAAAGACTTGagcacactctgtctctctcgcagTTTCTGGATACTCAAGGCAATCTTATGCCGTGCTCCTTTAGTGACATTCTAAAAAGGAGAGATAGGAAATAACAAGATGGCATGAGACGCAGGCAAGTCATTTCTTGTGGGAACACTGGGCAATTTATACAGTTACTAAATAACAAAGCTAATCACCATCTGTTTCATTAAAGCCAAGGGGCAAAGGCAAAATCACGCCGTTTGTATGTGTGACTGGCTTGCTATAACTGTAGGGTGCGGTGCTTAATTTCATGCCTCATTGAGAGTTGATGTATCATCAGGTTTGAGGACAGTAATGTTCACGATTGATAAGGAGGGTGAAATAGTCAAAGCCCTGCCCAAGTGTGTGTAAAGGGAGGCTTAAAAACCTGCGACTCCAGGTGCTGCTCTGTGAGAATCATCATCTCCTCATAGGTCATCTGGGAGAAAAGCGATGCATATTTATGAAGGCGGAGACTTTTCAACCATGCAGGAACGTCTAGAACAAACACATTGCAAGTCATGTTACATTTTGGATTATATCATCACAGCTGTTGGCTGTGCACGGCTTTTACCAGAGCCGAATGCCATGAGTGCCCTTGGCTCGGATAGGTAATGAACTCTGACCTTTCATGCCACTGCCATCCTCCTGGAAAGTGTTTCGAGTGGAGCCCTGTTCTTCTGTCTGCTCACTGCCTGAGGAGGCTACGCTGCTCTGTGGTGAAAGGGGTGCATGGTCTGTTGGAATGAAGTTCTGCCGGCCACCTGCATCATCTTGGCTAACCCACTCAGAGCCACAAGCCTGGGGACTGGAAGGAATAACGGACATGGACTTCTTCAGAGGGCTGGGCTGCATCTGCCCACCTAGACCTGGCAAGGGAAACAATCGAGGTatgaggaaaaactgaaattacatTCTGACACTAACACTTTAACTAAATGCTCCCTATTTGCATAATATGGGTGTTATGTCCACAGTGgtctcataaaaacagtcaGTCATACCAAACTATTTCCTGTCTGCACTTTCTCCCCATTTCAAAAAATAATAGGTGAATGAGAAACATCACCTGTGTTATTGCTGTTAATGGGAGAGGACATCCCGCCTGGGAATGGCATGTGTCCGTTCTGGCCTGCTGGAGATGTGCTGGACGATGGAGACTTGTCATGCCAGCCAAGGCCAGGGTCCAGAGCCTCAGCCGAGCTGGGCCATTCATCTGAGCCCTGGCGTGGGTGGTAGGGGCTGGATGGGGCCCGGGGTGCATAGCCACTGGATAGGTGCTCCTCCAGGTGGTTTAGCCACATGGCCAGAGAGGTGCGGTCATCCAGTGTAGTGGCAGGGTGGATGAGAGCATAGGAAAGCAGCTGTCTGCTTTCTTCCACAAACAGGCTACTCTCGATAGTGTGACTCAACAccttctgcagcagcttcatatACTCACACTTGGCCTCACTGTTGCgaggctgcagcagaggcagatgTGACAGCAGCAAGGACACCACTTTCTCCTTTGGCTCCTGATGCCATTTGCTGACAATTGCTAATGACAATGGGAAAACAGAGAATTTCACCAGTGATTAATCTTTTATTACTGATTTAATATAAGCTATCTCCAATTGTAGAAAAAGATATACCTAACAGTCTTTCATACTAAGAGATAACTGACAGCACAGCACAAAAGGCTCATAAAACTCTCAGCTACCTGCATTGTTGGCCTCAGCTTCAAGGATGTGGATCTCTGTGCAGTCTGCCAGCCAGTGTTCAAGGCAGATGTGTAAGAAGCGAGCCTGGGTGCGGGACACCCTCTTCAGAAGGGACAACAGTGCCACCGTCTGTTCACACTCATTCCAGCCTTTGAACCAATCTGTGAGGATACCTACCTGGTCTCGGAACATCATGGCGTGTCTCCTCAGTAAGGAGAACAGGAATGTGTTGATGAGGAGGGGGCTACTGGAAAGACTGCTCTCTCAAACACAGATAGGATCAGTCTCGCCCCGCACAGCGGGGTCGTATTTGCAACAGTCCTGGGATCCCCTCAGACTGGACCGAGGGGCCCTCACATGGTTCAGGTGCAGAAAGAACTGCAGACAGGGATGCCGTGTGGATTATTGAAAAGTTGTTTTATGAAGTGAGGCTGAAAGTGTGTGTCAATTGTAGTTGGTaatgacacaaacaggaaaatctTTTTATTCACTCTTGCGTGTTCAGGATCACATCATCCGCGCCCtattaaatcaacaaaaagacaaagagagaaacctTAGGTCCgaattcacaaaatgttttcttcaatTTTAAAATCTTAACCAACCCAATAGTTATTCAGTATACATCCTTTCCAAATTAGTTTggcttttttaattttactgcaTTCACTATCACACCaatcacatttttatatgtGAAGATGAGTGCTTTGACAAATCAAGTCTGTCCATACAACAGATTTAATATTGGAACATGGGCTCCCTGTTAGCCGATGACAGTTCTGTTAATATTTGGGGACAGAGTTTTCTGCCCCAGATTTGCAAACAAAGGAgttgtgattttgtttgatgATGGAGATGGATCATCAGCTTAGATGAGTGAAAAACTGAACTAACTGTGGGAGACTGATCTTTTAAACTGAAGGTACATGGATATTACATTCATAAGAGATGATGgcacacacagtcattacaTGACGAACAGACTGCTTCAACTAATTATGACATTCAATGAATGACAAGTGGAGTTTTATAACTTTCCCATAGTTACAAAAGAGACTCAATGTGTATAATCCCTCTGATAGGTTCACAATAAAGTGAGATAAGAGAAATGTCAAAGTTAATGTAAGGATTTACATAACCTTTTACTTATACTTTACTTAAACTTTATCAATTTACAGAGACTATTGCCAATATTGCTCTTGCTGCTTGAGTTATACTATAATGATAAAGGCGCAAGTCATTCGCAAAAGGTGTGCCAAACATGTTATACACAGGATAACAGCCCAGGCCAATAACATAGAGTAATTCTTAACGCATAACACTGAAATAGGCTGCAATCTTGAGCACAAGGGCTGTCATTGGTGTCCAGTAATTTCAACAGCTACTTATAATACACAGTTTATCTGCTACATACTTACTTCATAGGTAACGTTACATGTCAAAACTACTTACTGCCAACACTGCAAATGGTAGCACCTGTAACATTAACAGCTATACTTTTGATGAAAGGACAAACCTGAGTGTCTGGCTAAGAGCTCCGGTCAGCAGACTGATGTTGTGATTATCCCTGCGAGGTTTATTAACTTGAAATGAGCTAACATTACACCCGGCAGCCTAGCATTAGGTAGCGGTTAGCCAGAGTTAGCTCGGTTGGCCTAGTCGGTGATGAGGGATTCGggatttgtattgtttttcGTTGACGCTGTTGCTGCCCCTTTTCTCCGCTTCGTACTTCAATCTTAGCGGTACAAACAGGGACGT
The Seriola aureovittata isolate HTS-2021-v1 ecotype China chromosome 4, ASM2101889v1, whole genome shotgun sequence genome window above contains:
- the LOC130167189 gene encoding protein Smaug homolog 2 is translated as MMFRDQVGILTDWFKGWNECEQTVALLSLLKRVSRTQARFLHICLEHWLADCTEIHILEAEANNAAIVSKWHQEPKEKVVSLLLSHLPLLQPRNSEAKCEYMKLLQKVLSHTIESSLFVEESRQLLSYALIHPATTLDDRTSLAMWLNHLEEHLSSGYAPRAPSSPYHPRQGSDEWPSSAEALDPGLGWHDKSPSSSTSPAGQNGHMPFPGGMSSPINSNNTGLGGQMQPSPLKKSMSVIPSSPQACGSEWVSQDDAGGRQNFIPTDHAPLSPQSSVASSGSEQTEEQGSTRNTFQEDGSGMKDVPAWLKSLRLHKYASLFSQMTYEEMMILTEQHLESQNVTKGARHKIALSIQKLRERQSVLKSLEKDILEGGNLRNALQELQQIIITPIKAYSPPSTAQPALDTASSPSEATKTGADKEPGSEGFQSHNPPPCDGDSSATPISDGDIAGQFTRVMGKVCTQLLVSRPDEENISCYLQLIEKCLTHEAFTETHKKRLVSWKQQVLKLLRLFPRKAMLDMPVYRQKGWTYGSNSLPTAGSVSGGVGRRGQRQFQMTPRGLPAGRISLLSPGGIGGASPRHTLTNPVLAGQGRQNLWFANPGGSNSMPSQSRSSVQRTHSLPVHTSPQTMLMFQQQECQVPGADLEINPTLESLCLSMTEHALGDGTDRTSTI